Proteins from one Xenopus tropicalis strain Nigerian chromosome 1, UCB_Xtro_10.0, whole genome shotgun sequence genomic window:
- the lrpap1 gene encoding alpha-2-macroglobulin receptor-associated protein precursor: MRYCLFLVCSSVLLLRAQAGDGAGKYSRNVNENRSERDPTVEFRIMRLNQIWEKAQRLQLPAVQLAELHSDLKIQEKDELNWKKLKVEGLDDDGEKEAKLRRSLNVILAKYGLDGKKKSQTEDSNFIKDGKENDILNDPRLEKLWNKAKTSAKFSEEELESLWRELAHHKEKIDEYNILLDTVSRTEEIHKNVISPEEHEIKEDILHAKHTDLKERLRSINQGYERLRKLSHEGFITAREFNEPRVNDLWDMAKDANFSDSELESFKEELKHFETKIEKHQHYQKQLEISHEKLKHVAETGDKEHIMRSKEKHSMLTDKIKELGYKVKKHLQDLTSRASRGGLRHNEL; encoded by the exons ATGCGTTACTGCCTGTTCCTTGTTTGCTCCTCGGTGCTGCTCCTGCGGGCTCAGGCGGGGGATGGAGCCGGGAAATACTCCAGGAACGTGAATGAGAACCGCTCAGAGCGGGACCCCACGGTGGAGTTCAGGATAATGAGACTGAATCAGATTTGGGAGAAAGCGCAGAGG CTCCAGCTTCCTGCAGTCCAACTAGCTGAACTGCATAGCGACCTAAAAATCCAGGAGAAAGATGAACTGAATTGGAAGAAACTCAAGGTAGAAGGACTGGATGATGATGGTGAAAAAGAAGCGAAGCTCAGGCGGTCTCTGAATG TGATTTTAGCAAAGTATGGACTTGATGGCAAAAAGAAATCTCAGACCGAAGACAGCAACTTTATTAAAGATGGCAAAGAAAACGATATTTTGAACGACCCACGTTTGGAAAAGTTATGGAATAAG GCGAAGACATCAGCAAAGTTTTCTGAAGAAGAACTAGAAAGCTTGTGGCGTGAGTTAGCTCATCATAAGGAGAAAATCGATGAATACAATATACTTCTAGACACTGTAAGCAGGACAGAAG aaattcacaaaaatgttatCAGCCCTGAAGAGCATGAGATTAAGGAGGACATTTTACATGCCAAGCACACTGATCTCAAAGAAAGGCTTAGAAGCATCAACCAAGGATATGAACGCCTGCGAAAACTAAGTCATGAGGGTTTCATTACTGCAAGAG AATTTAATGAACCTAGAGTGAATGATCTATGGGATATGGCAAAGGATGCAAACTTCTCGGATTCGGAACTAGAATCGTTTAAG GAGGAACTGAAACATTTCGAAACAAAAATTGAGAAGCACCAGCATTATCAGAAACAGCTTGAAATCTCCCACGAGAAGCTCAAACACGTTGCAGAAACGGGAGACAAAGAACACATAATGAGGAGCAAAGAGAAGCACAGCATGCTCACCGACAAGATTAAGGAGCTGGGATATAAG GTAAAAAAACATCTTCAAGACTTAACAAGCAGAGCGTCTCGAGGTGGCCTTCGACATAATGAACTCTGA